In Bradyrhizobium sp. WBOS07, the genomic window CGTCACCATCCTCGACGGCGGTACCCAGGGCCTCTACCTCGTGAACTATCTGGAAGAGGCCGACCGCCTGATCGTGTTCGATGCCATCGACTATGGCCTCGAGCCCGGCGAATTGAAGCTGGTGCGCGACGACGAGGTGCCGCGTTTCACCGGCGCCAAGAAAATGAGCCTGCATCAGACCGGTTTCCAGGAAGTGATCAGTGCGGCCGACCTGCTCGGCAGATGCCCGAAGCATCTCGTGCTGATCGGCTGCCAGCCGCTCGATCTCGAAGACTGGGGCGGGCCGCTGACGCCACCGGTGCGCGACCAGATCGCGCCCGCGATTGATCTCGCCTGCCGGATATTGGCCGAGTGGGGCGTCACGGCGAGCCGCCGCAGCGCGCCGTTGGCGGACACCGAGCGGTTGCTCGCCAATGACATCGACCACGCCAATTACGAGATGCGGCCGGCCTGACCGGCTGGCCTTTGGGAGCAAACGCGATGTGCCTCGGCCTGCCGATGACGATCGTCGAGACCGACGGAACCTCGGCGCTGTGCGAATTTCGTGGCGGGCAGCGGCGCGTCTCCATGCTGCTGCTCTCCAATCCGCCGGTCGGCGCACATGTGCTGGTCTATATCGATACCGCGATCCGGCTTCTGGACGAGGAAGAGGCGCGCCTGATTGGCGCTGCGATCGACGGGCTTGGTGCCGCGCTCGATGGCGAGGATTGCGACCGCTTCTTTGCCGATCTGATCGACCGCGAGCCGCAACTGCCCGCTCATCTCCGGTCGGAATAGGCGAACCTGCTGCAACCGCTGTGACTGCCGCGCTCGCCGCCGCATCGGCCCCGCGGGGTCGAGGTGCTGGCTGGAAGTCGCCTTTCCATCTGCAAAGATAGATTCCATCAGGATTGGAAAGTATCTTATCATCGATGGATGTGCTGTTCCGAACGATTAAAAATCAATGATCTAAATCAATGAGATAGCTCTGAAGAGCTGCTGGAATGTCCTGGCATGTGCCTTGCTAATCCTGCTCCGAGCAAAATCATAAGCTTGTCAGGGAGGTCTGATGGAATTCCAGGTGGCGAAGCAGGATCTGACGCGGCACGGCCTGACCGAGGTCAGTGCCGCGACGGTCGATCGTTTTCTTGGCGCGGCCGATGAGGCCGGCGCGGTCGCGGTGCTGCTGTCGGCGGGCGATCCCAACCGTTTCCCCGAGGCGATCGACGTCGCCGTGGTGTTGCCGGAGCTGATCACCGCGTTCAATGGCCGGCTGCGCGGCGCGATCATTGCCCGCGGCGACGAAAGCGCGCTCGGCCAGCGCTTCGGCGTGCGGGTGCAGCCGACGCTGATCCTGGTCGCCAAGGGCGAGACCCTGGGCCTGATCGCCAAGATCCAGGACTGGTCGGTCTACATCGATCGCATCACCAAGCTGATCGACCGACCGCGCGGCCAAGCCGCCGCGGTCGCCGTCACCATCGTTCCCCAGCATCGCGCGCAAGGTGTCGAGCTATGAAGGTCGGATTCTGGGACGCGCCCGAAGGCGCCGAGCAACCCGTCAGCGTGTTTCCG contains:
- a CDS encoding hydrogenase accessory protein; amino-acid sequence: MEFQVAKQDLTRHGLTEVSAATVDRFLGAADEAGAVAVLLSAGDPNRFPEAIDVAVVLPELITAFNGRLRGAIIARGDESALGQRFGVRVQPTLILVAKGETLGLIAKIQDWSVYIDRITKLIDRPRGQAAAVAVTIVPQHRAQGVEL
- a CDS encoding HypC/HybG/HupF family hydrogenase formation chaperone, with translation MCLGLPMTIVETDGTSALCEFRGGQRRVSMLLLSNPPVGAHVLVYIDTAIRLLDEEEARLIGAAIDGLGAALDGEDCDRFFADLIDREPQLPAHLRSE
- a CDS encoding HyaD/HybD family hydrogenase maturation endopeptidase; this encodes MPTSSQRDRILVLGIGNILWADEGFGVRTVEEFHRRYAVPDNVTILDGGTQGLYLVNYLEEADRLIVFDAIDYGLEPGELKLVRDDEVPRFTGAKKMSLHQTGFQEVISAADLLGRCPKHLVLIGCQPLDLEDWGGPLTPPVRDQIAPAIDLACRILAEWGVTASRRSAPLADTERLLANDIDHANYEMRPA